In Terriglobia bacterium, the DNA window TCGGCTGCCCCCGGCTACTCGAACGTCACCTTCGCGAAGTGCCGCTTCCCGACCTTGACCAGCAGGCTCTGCCCCGCACGCGCATCGATCTCCCGCGTGCCGGGGGGAACTCTCGCGTCGTCGATCCTCACCGCCCCCTGCTGCACCAGTCGAGAGGCTTCGCTCGTGGACGGCGCCAGGCCCAGTGTCACCAGGAGCCTGGGGAGGGCGACCTTCCCGTCCTCCGCCGGGACCCGGTGATCCTGCACGTCGTCCGGGGCCTCCTTCTGCCGGAAGATCCGCTGGAACTCCTCCTGGGCCGCGCGGGCCGCGTCCTCGCCGTGGAAGTCGGCGACGATCCTCATCGCGAGTCCTTCCTTGGCCTTCTTCGGGTGCAGCCCTCCCCCCGCCACGAGGCGCCTCATCTCCGCGATCCCCTCGCTCGAGACGCTCGTGCAGAGCGTGTAGTACCTCCACATCAGGTCGTCGCTGATCGACATGAGCTTCCCGAAGATCTCCCGCGGCTCCTCGTCGACGCCGACGTAGTTCCCCAGGCTCTTCGACATCTTCTCCGTGCCGTCGAGCCCCTCGAGGAGCGGCGTCGTGAGCACCACCTGAGGCTCCAGACCGTACTCCGGCATGATGTCGCGCCCGACGTTGAGGTTGAACAGCTGGTCGGTTCCACCCAGCTCCGCGTCGGCCTTGAGCGCCACCGAGTCGTACGCC includes these proteins:
- the tyrS gene encoding tyrosine--tRNA ligase; translation: IFVIGDFTGLIGDPTGRSKTRPALTREEIARNADTYKRQCFKVLDPKRTEIRFNSEWLGVLGSEGFIRLAAKYNVARMLERKDFKSRFNSGQTIGVHEFLYPLAQAYDSVALKADAELGGTDQLFNLNVGRDIMPEYGLEPQVVLTTPLLEGLDGTEKMSKSLGNYVGVDEEPREIFGKLMSISDDLMWRYYTLCTSVSSEGIAEMRRLVAGGGLHPKKAKEGLAMRIVADFHGEDAARAAQEEFQRIFRQKEAPDDVQDHRVPAEDGKVALPRLLVTLGLAPSTSEASRLVQQGAVRIDDARVPPGTREIDARAGQSLLVKVGKRHFAKVTFE